In one window of Oscillatoria salina IIICB1 DNA:
- the rnc gene encoding ribonuclease III encodes MEYKLPPIQSRQLFLQALTHRSFLNENPNAGKDNERLEFLGDAVLGFLVGELLFKRYPDKSEAEMTRLRSKLVDEPQLAKLAALLNLGKLLRLGKGAEKDGGRQNPALLCDVFEAVIGAYFLEVGIEEVRNYIEPMFTILADNIVASPIENNPPKSLVDCKNRFQQWALENFKENPQYLIIKESGEAHAKEFTAEVRVNNQIYGTGKGKRKQEAQKQAAKDALKNLGLE; translated from the coding sequence ATGGAATATAAACTTCCTCCCATACAATCTCGCCAGTTATTTCTCCAAGCATTAACTCATCGCTCATTTCTCAACGAAAACCCCAACGCAGGCAAAGATAACGAACGATTAGAATTTTTAGGCGATGCAGTATTAGGTTTTTTAGTAGGAGAATTACTCTTCAAACGCTATCCCGACAAAAGCGAAGCAGAAATGACTCGCTTACGTTCTAAACTAGTAGATGAACCCCAATTAGCAAAATTAGCCGCATTACTAAACTTAGGTAAGTTATTACGCTTAGGAAAAGGTGCAGAAAAAGACGGCGGCAGACAAAATCCTGCCCTACTTTGCGATGTTTTTGAAGCAGTAATTGGCGCTTATTTTTTGGAAGTAGGAATTGAAGAAGTGCGAAATTATATCGAACCAATGTTTACCATTTTAGCCGATAATATCGTTGCTTCTCCCATTGAGAATAACCCCCCAAAAAGTTTAGTAGACTGCAAAAATCGTTTTCAGCAATGGGCGCTAGAAAATTTCAAAGAAAACCCTCAATATTTGATTATTAAAGAATCAGGAGAAGCCCATGCCAAAGAGTTTACTGCTGAAGTGCGAGTTAACAATCAAATTTACGGCACTGGCAAAGGAAAACGCAAACAAGAAGCGCAAAAACAGGCAGCGAAAGATGCTTTGAAAAACTTAGGTTTAGAATAA
- a CDS encoding KGK domain-containing protein, giving the protein MNDIFESLNCDEDVLKFGEDTFTVGKFKTLVAQDLHSRFNESTNNNRVDMKSFFAYIRLKTSQVSIPMDQTEFHFINKCQIIRINSSLPGWQKGRLKTRIVIDFTKSSQTNTYLEFCPDKPDETGLLLDEIR; this is encoded by the coding sequence ATGAACGATATTTTTGAGTCTTTAAATTGTGATGAAGATGTTTTGAAGTTTGGAGAGGATACTTTTACTGTTGGTAAGTTTAAAACGTTAGTTGCTCAAGATTTACATTCTAGATTTAATGAGTCAACGAATAACAACAGAGTGGATATGAAAAGTTTTTTTGCATATATTCGGCTTAAAACAAGTCAAGTTTCTATACCGATGGATCAAACAGAGTTTCACTTTATTAATAAGTGTCAAATAATTAGAATAAATTCTAGCTTACCGGGTTGGCAAAAAGGAAGACTTAAAACGAGGATAGTGATAGATTTTACTAAAAGTAGTCAGACTAATACTTATCTGGAATTTTGTCCGGATAAACCTGATGAAACGGGTTTACTTTTGGATGAAATTCGGTAA
- a CDS encoding fasciclin domain-containing protein has translation MKTTLKLRQTGKLAILTSIISLTAFVSYPANTQEVFPPSQFRSPTYLPPNQGNLLETVVNNEEFTILERAIKAAGLGDELSQNNQYTFFAPTDEAFEQLPDDIVEMLLRRENRALLQEILNYHLVKGKLSSRQLPSGGLETLSGGGVAIFKSGDEVIVNNTSVVQANIQASNGVVHAVNEVLLPSRIRASLFPVPQPSQASGNQPVRALW, from the coding sequence TGGCAAATTAGCCATCCTGACAAGCATTATCAGTTTAACTGCTTTCGTGAGTTATCCAGCTAATACCCAAGAAGTATTTCCACCGTCTCAATTTCGTAGTCCCACTTATTTACCTCCAAACCAAGGCAATTTATTAGAAACTGTAGTCAATAACGAAGAATTTACTATCCTAGAAAGAGCTATCAAAGCCGCAGGTTTAGGAGATGAATTATCTCAAAACAATCAGTATACTTTTTTTGCACCAACTGATGAAGCTTTTGAACAACTTCCCGATGATATTGTCGAAATGTTGCTGAGACGAGAAAATCGGGCGTTACTTCAAGAAATCCTTAATTATCACTTAGTAAAAGGTAAGCTAAGTTCGAGACAATTGCCATCAGGAGGTTTAGAAACTCTTAGCGGCGGAGGTGTAGCTATTTTTAAAAGTGGTGATGAGGTTATTGTCAATAATACCAGTGTCGTTCAAGCTAATATTCAGGCTAGTAATGGGGTTGTTCATGCTGTAAATGAGGTACTTTTACCAAGCAGAATTCGTGCTAGTTTATTTCCCGTACCTCAACCTTCTCAAGCGTCAGGAAATCAGCCTGTGCGGGCGCTGTGGTAA
- a CDS encoding YqaE/Pmp3 family membrane protein yields the protein MDLVRILIAIVLPPLGVFLQVGLGKDFWINILLTILGYIPGIVHAVWIIAKK from the coding sequence ATGGATTTAGTTCGCATTTTAATCGCGATCGTCCTACCGCCACTAGGCGTATTTTTGCAGGTTGGTTTAGGTAAAGATTTTTGGATTAATATCTTGTTAACAATTCTCGGTTATATTCCTGGAATTGTTCATGCAGTTTGGATTATTGCTAAAAAGTAA